The Tenacibaculum jejuense genome includes a window with the following:
- a CDS encoding T9SS type A sorting domain-containing protein yields MKKIILLLSVFLFTFHSYGQDDYQMDIVLTLDDGGSDCGTINGLTKIVLLTNNDREVKTLFTARIFRYAINKRVSGTFSMSQNVKKVRFYYSRRIGGFCGSRDTFKDINLTLPCFNRGFSKGQVFDGAVSRGSATIKIYPKIKIRYPDGSRVDREKQVCESGSVNIAATNSRFDDSVYLWEFEDHVNKTTVTRQEYINLLRARDDALNNYESCERNRGGGNVLLRSKAPNPSNISPLISNTAQRSNPPIPIIGNPSLACRPLFDRYVRAQQKVDNFAGPINEELPVWRRINRVNRQSNVSLKLSDLYPDVEDQLEVVNKKTISVRINPSCHEKDYSNTVQLQFMADPPPIVRTDFKSPVCAYDPIDNFEIFFSRQLYASEKLNINLLKRSIGSTAAYIPEAKNINISRLTEVVKGSLYKYTWNPSGGNEITSGGDFEIFISGSSSNPYCNNGTLKYNFTIDIPDEVSFSDLEVQNPIKCFGVNDGVIKITASGGSGDLQYSIDNKRTWSSYFRGTTTISNRAPGTYKVWIRDSNGCIDQNFPSREIVLSPKTKITHIVSTNPNDIVNPGKPLATDGSIKINSVRGGTLTNNHYRYTILLNGSSTNVLSGTGHKDGFIIEDLPKGNHKIRYIDANKCTSDIYDLPPLRDPVRVDFNLTKTDAYCFEGFGKLNVSNISGGYEKYTVLIKKGSTTLKTIRNISRSSTISENLKQGTYVVTVKDARSGELTKSITINQEDEIVINNINVSPVKCNGGKATITVSATGGQDKIVYEYGIYEGGTIKWQSNNTFDRVASTIGYRFKVRNKNIPSCESDIVESGKIEDATEIFINSIDINNNNIFRENEGSIRLNILGGKPAKSGYVVSWKKIGDNRFSGAGSFIDELTAGKYIATIKDSNMCTITSNEIEITEPKALSVNVQVQKAITCNGDTGILKVNASGGKLKDLPSGRTESYKYQWYKNGSLISGATNATYEGTSGNYYVTVFDSFTSKQSTVLNLVQPKAITFNLNETDITCNDVDNGKIKLTISGGNGTYEYAIGNTTSFNPITTLNNNTIEKLSDGTFQVYVKDASGCIVGPKSVQINRPSKLTFVSESIVNNQVVNESKGSVTVNVTGGSGNYNYEWTSDKDPTFTGTNSPTISSLPAAKYTVKVTDKINSECSITAEYEVKEPKRLSVVIRQTKFIECFDNAEAELLAVVSGGFPINSTPSSFEYKWYKLDGGTSTFLNSGNLKLDRISGLKHGTYKVDIKDSKNVTTSKTISISQPSQIKISLMDKTDVFCFEGSNGEIKIDVQDGTPFDTSGGAAAYSYKWIKKGDASFSSTNKNIQNLKAGEYYVEVTDKNLCTQISPTFMINQPAKELKVISAKVNDLSGFEKGDGSILIEVDGGTTTDYKYEWRLKDKTDIVSTEKNLENAKAGTYQLTLTNENCTVLSDLYTVNQPDKLIIDEILQIGDIKCNGDESISLTSKVSGGVKPYTYKWVREGKTDILGTTFELKDKGADTYVLTVLDDKGNSTTKKIVVNQPPLLEILNTDIIVTDVSCHGGDNGTIKVTATGGVGDYSYSWNNGTSGDQINNLKAGEYTVTVRDKNLECKFEKKIVVNEPKNPLGIKDKLVTDTKQFGSIDGAISIEVEGGTPPYTYKWFDATNNILSSTTKIINNLAAGDYTVIVTDAKGCKIDPTYTVEQPKKLEIKFNKKDITCNGQKGFASANVTGGVKPYTYFWTKKGEGLKLSEESDILDVSGGTYVVKVTDKNKIEIEGEITIIEPPVLEILDVNIIKTEVSCFGGDDGTIKVTATGGVGDYSYRWDNGATGDEITKLKAGEYTVTVIDKNLVCEFTKKITITQPSEALSIKDYTTTMTTGFGKVDGTISIEVNGGTSPYTYQWKDESDVTLTNTTANLTGVKAGDYTVQITDDKGCSIIETYTVDEPDELNIDFNKSDISCFGEKVNISAHVKGGVKPYFYSWNKVGETIELSNTSELLNISGGTYLLKIEDKNGNRKEKEVTIIEPSQLEIDNVSTTDATCYKGSDGAIVVNVKGGVTPYSYKWAHSSVNTNTLNNIEANTYNVTITDNNGCFIQREIVINQPEKYAINNVKLSRPTSDVVNDGDIEVIIIGGEAPYNYVWKDDTDTVVLDETTNTKSSKIENLSEGMYSITITDAKNCIITEEYNLANPGELLVSVEQRQEIFCHGESNAILDVVTIGGALGNRFKWYSTDSSTVLGTDKQLKGIPAGDYYVIVSNAEGIEEKSSIFTVTQPEKVEVSISQINANCFGTNDASFKLDIKGGTGTYEYRYKKDSGYSAWNVVTGNTATVSDLVKGTYEVQVRDINNCLATDTTGNSEYQINITEPTPLKFTKEEIANVSGFGLSNGTIEIEVTGGTPNYNYKWFDKDDSPIGTNATVLDNLIIGKYKVIVEDNNGCSITQDFEITQPEPLEVSINQLLTISCLGSSDGSLEAVVKGGVKDYKYKWYEESSTIALGTESKLTDLAIGNYYVIVEDKNGNVERSKSFELTEPKILETALSSEYTSCGTGNDWTIISNTNGGTPPYRYIWSSGESTADLNNVTPGLYEVTVVDARGCSTKESIRLTPPPELKLTKDDTINVTGFGLSNGSITVELTGGTPDYTYQWLDADGVSVGTNATVLDNISAGKYQLVVEDSKGCRLVEDYEITQPDLLEVSLNQVSIISCLGTNNGSLEAIAIGGVKDYQYSWYKEGSNRIIGSKNQISNLDPGKYYVIILDAKGNTVRSSNYEITEPEALELNLTSDYTLCGTGNDWTVTTAVKGGTSPYRYIWNTGSSDANLTDVLLGTYEVTIVDANGCSVTEKIELNAPPELIISGEETNDPKCFNGNNGTIKVEVSGGLPPYTYEWNNGSITSINDNLTSGTYEVIITDSKGCKISKAYVLNNPEKIEFSLGDDVTLCKDQTYVLNATIDKGVSYEWSSTNGLSSTERVIEVSEEGVYSVVITNEDGCIITDDIEIKRSKDDISSNFFVSSIAFVNEPVVAVNVSDPAPEESEWILPVNAKLNETTKEYVEFYFEEAGEYEITLYTKKGECEAFQTKTVFITEKEIGDDTASEEANDNDPIITDFNIYPNPSSGVFALDLELKEESDVSIKIYSLLSNDMINYKKVENNKAYKIDYNLNMVPGLYFVLIETQNEKLVKKIIIR; encoded by the coding sequence ATGAAAAAGATAATATTGCTTTTAAGTGTTTTCTTATTTACATTTCACTCCTATGGACAAGATGATTACCAAATGGATATAGTTCTAACTCTAGATGATGGAGGAAGTGACTGTGGTACTATTAATGGTTTGACAAAAATTGTGTTATTAACAAATAATGATAGAGAGGTAAAAACTTTATTTACAGCAAGAATATTTAGGTACGCAATAAATAAACGTGTTTCTGGTACATTTTCAATGTCACAGAATGTTAAAAAAGTTAGATTTTATTATTCTAGAAGGATAGGAGGTTTTTGTGGTAGTAGAGATACTTTTAAAGATATTAATTTAACTTTACCATGTTTTAACCGAGGTTTTAGTAAAGGACAGGTTTTTGACGGTGCTGTTAGTAGAGGGTCTGCGACAATTAAAATTTATCCAAAGATAAAAATACGTTATCCGGACGGCTCTAGAGTAGATAGGGAAAAGCAGGTTTGTGAGTCAGGAAGCGTGAACATAGCGGCAACCAATAGTAGATTTGATGATTCTGTTTATTTATGGGAGTTTGAAGATCATGTAAATAAAACTACTGTAACCAGACAAGAGTATATTAATTTATTAAGAGCCAGAGATGATGCTTTAAATAATTATGAAAGCTGTGAAAGAAATAGAGGAGGAGGAAATGTACTTTTAAGATCAAAAGCGCCTAATCCATCCAATATTTCACCCTTAATTAGTAATACAGCACAAAGAAGTAATCCACCTATTCCAATAATTGGGAATCCTAGCTTGGCTTGTAGACCACTTTTTGACAGGTATGTCAGAGCACAGCAAAAAGTAGATAATTTTGCAGGACCTATAAATGAAGAGTTGCCTGTTTGGAGAAGAATAAACAGGGTAAATAGACAAAGCAACGTTTCTTTAAAGTTAAGTGATTTATATCCTGATGTAGAAGATCAACTTGAAGTAGTTAATAAAAAGACAATTAGTGTCAGGATTAATCCGTCATGTCATGAAAAGGATTATTCTAATACTGTTCAATTACAATTTATGGCAGATCCTCCACCAATTGTAAGAACAGATTTTAAGTCTCCTGTTTGTGCCTATGACCCAATAGATAATTTTGAAATTTTCTTTAGTAGACAATTATATGCTTCAGAAAAATTAAACATTAATCTTTTAAAAAGGTCAATAGGTTCTACTGCTGCCTATATACCCGAAGCCAAAAATATTAATATAAGTAGGCTTACGGAAGTAGTTAAGGGAAGTTTATATAAGTATACTTGGAATCCTAGCGGAGGTAATGAAATAACTTCTGGTGGCGATTTTGAAATTTTTATTTCTGGATCAAGTTCCAATCCTTATTGTAATAATGGTACTTTAAAATATAACTTTACTATAGATATACCAGATGAAGTTTCGTTTTCAGACCTAGAAGTACAGAACCCTATAAAGTGTTTTGGTGTTAATGATGGAGTAATTAAGATAACTGCAAGTGGAGGGTCAGGAGATCTTCAATACAGTATAGATAATAAAAGAACTTGGAGCTCTTATTTTAGAGGAACTACTACCATTAGTAATCGTGCACCTGGTACTTACAAAGTTTGGATTAGAGATAGTAATGGATGTATAGATCAAAATTTTCCAAGTAGAGAAATTGTTTTGAGTCCTAAAACTAAAATAACCCATATTGTATCTACCAACCCTAATGATATAGTGAATCCCGGAAAACCATTAGCTACAGATGGTTCAATCAAAATAAACAGTGTTCGTGGAGGAACATTAACTAATAATCATTATAGATACACTATTTTATTAAATGGAAGTTCAACAAATGTATTAAGTGGTACTGGGCATAAAGACGGTTTTATAATAGAAGATTTACCTAAAGGAAATCATAAAATCAGATATATAGATGCAAATAAATGTACATCAGATATTTACGATTTACCACCATTAAGAGATCCCGTAAGAGTTGATTTTAACTTAACAAAAACTGATGCTTATTGTTTTGAAGGTTTTGGAAAATTGAATGTTTCTAATATATCAGGAGGGTATGAAAAATACACAGTACTTATAAAGAAAGGAAGTACTACTTTAAAAACCATAAGAAATATTAGTAGATCTTCAACCATTAGTGAGAACTTAAAGCAAGGTACTTATGTAGTTACAGTAAAAGATGCTAGGAGTGGAGAACTAACAAAGAGTATTACGATTAATCAAGAAGATGAAATAGTTATTAATAACATAAATGTGTCTCCTGTAAAATGTAATGGAGGTAAAGCAACTATTACAGTTTCTGCTACAGGTGGTCAAGATAAAATTGTATATGAATATGGAATTTATGAAGGAGGAACTATAAAATGGCAATCGAATAATACTTTCGATAGAGTGGCTTCTACTATTGGGTACCGATTTAAAGTTAGAAATAAAAATATTCCTAGTTGTGAGTCTGATATTGTTGAGTCAGGAAAAATAGAAGATGCAACAGAAATTTTTATCAATTCTATAGATATAAACAACAATAATATTTTCCGAGAAAATGAAGGAAGTATTAGATTAAATATTTTAGGTGGGAAACCAGCCAAATCAGGTTACGTAGTTTCATGGAAAAAAATAGGAGATAATAGGTTTTCTGGTGCTGGTAGCTTTATTGATGAATTGACAGCAGGTAAATACATTGCTACTATTAAAGATAGTAATATGTGTACTATAACCAGTAATGAAATAGAAATCACAGAACCTAAAGCATTAAGTGTTAATGTTCAAGTACAAAAGGCCATAACTTGTAATGGTGATACTGGTATTTTAAAAGTTAACGCATCTGGAGGAAAATTAAAAGATTTACCTTCCGGTAGAACAGAATCCTATAAGTATCAATGGTATAAAAACGGAAGTCTAATTTCTGGTGCAACAAATGCTACTTATGAAGGAACTTCTGGTAATTATTATGTTACAGTTTTTGATTCATTTACTTCAAAACAGAGTACTGTCTTAAATCTAGTACAGCCTAAAGCTATAACCTTTAATTTAAATGAAACTGATATTACATGTAATGATGTTGATAACGGTAAAATTAAGTTAACAATTTCAGGAGGGAATGGAACTTATGAATATGCAATAGGAAATACAACTAGTTTTAATCCAATTACTACATTAAATAACAACACAATTGAAAAGTTAAGTGATGGAACTTTTCAAGTTTATGTTAAAGATGCTTCAGGTTGTATTGTTGGACCAAAATCAGTACAAATTAATAGACCTTCAAAACTTACTTTTGTTTCAGAAAGCATAGTAAACAATCAAGTAGTTAATGAAAGTAAAGGATCTGTAACAGTAAATGTTACTGGTGGTAGCGGTAATTATAACTATGAATGGACTAGTGATAAAGATCCTACTTTTACTGGAACTAATTCACCAACTATATCAAGTTTGCCAGCTGCTAAATATACTGTTAAAGTAACAGATAAAATTAATAGTGAATGTTCTATTACTGCAGAATATGAAGTAAAAGAACCTAAACGACTTAGTGTAGTTATTCGTCAAACCAAATTTATAGAATGTTTCGATAATGCTGAAGCAGAACTATTAGCTGTAGTATCTGGAGGATTTCCAATTAATTCAACACCTTCAAGTTTTGAATATAAATGGTATAAGCTTGATGGAGGAACATCTACATTCTTAAATTCAGGAAATTTAAAATTAGATCGTATTTCAGGATTAAAGCATGGTACATATAAGGTTGATATCAAGGATAGTAAAAATGTAACCACTTCTAAAACAATTAGTATTAGTCAACCATCTCAAATCAAAATTTCTTTAATGGATAAAACTGATGTTTTTTGTTTTGAAGGAAGTAATGGAGAGATTAAAATTGATGTTCAAGATGGAACTCCTTTTGATACTTCAGGAGGTGCAGCTGCATATTCATATAAATGGATTAAAAAAGGAGATGCTAGTTTTTCTAGTACCAATAAAAATATTCAAAATTTAAAAGCAGGGGAGTATTATGTAGAAGTTACAGATAAAAATCTATGTACCCAAATATCTCCAACTTTTATGATTAATCAACCAGCCAAAGAATTGAAAGTCATTTCAGCTAAAGTAAATGATCTATCAGGATTTGAAAAAGGTGATGGTAGTATCTTAATTGAAGTTGATGGAGGTACAACTACTGATTATAAATACGAATGGAGACTTAAAGATAAAACGGATATTGTTAGTACTGAAAAGAATCTTGAAAATGCCAAAGCAGGAACTTATCAATTAACTTTAACAAATGAAAACTGTACAGTACTTTCTGATTTATACACAGTAAATCAACCTGATAAGTTAATTATTGATGAGATATTACAAATTGGAGATATAAAATGTAATGGAGATGAATCTATAAGTTTAACTTCAAAAGTATCTGGAGGAGTAAAACCTTATACATATAAATGGGTACGAGAAGGTAAAACGGATATTTTAGGAACTACCTTCGAATTGAAAGATAAGGGAGCAGATACTTATGTACTTACAGTTTTAGATGATAAAGGAAATTCAACTACTAAAAAAATAGTTGTAAACCAGCCTCCTTTGTTAGAAATTCTAAATACAGATATAATAGTAACCGATGTTTCTTGTCACGGAGGAGATAATGGTACAATAAAAGTAACAGCAACTGGTGGTGTAGGAGATTACTCTTACAGTTGGAATAATGGAACCTCTGGAGATCAAATTAATAATTTAAAAGCCGGAGAATACACAGTTACTGTTAGAGATAAAAACTTAGAATGTAAATTTGAAAAGAAAATAGTCGTAAATGAACCTAAAAATCCGCTGGGTATAAAAGATAAATTAGTAACTGATACTAAACAATTTGGTTCAATTGATGGAGCAATTTCTATTGAAGTTGAAGGAGGAACACCTCCATACACATACAAATGGTTCGACGCTACAAATAATATTTTAAGTAGTACAACTAAAATTATTAATAACCTCGCTGCAGGAGATTATACTGTAATTGTAACAGATGCGAAAGGATGTAAAATAGATCCAACATATACAGTTGAACAACCTAAAAAATTAGAAATAAAATTTAATAAAAAAGACATTACTTGTAATGGTCAAAAAGGTTTTGCTTCAGCGAATGTTACAGGTGGTGTAAAACCTTACACATATTTTTGGACAAAAAAAGGGGAAGGATTAAAACTAAGTGAAGAGTCAGATATATTAGATGTTAGTGGTGGAACTTATGTTGTTAAAGTAACAGATAAGAATAAAATTGAAATTGAAGGTGAAATTACTATAATTGAACCTCCAGTATTAGAAATTTTAGATGTAAATATCATTAAAACAGAAGTTTCTTGTTTCGGTGGTGACGATGGTACAATAAAAGTAACAGCGACTGGTGGTGTTGGAGATTATTCTTACAGATGGGATAATGGAGCAACTGGTGACGAAATTACCAAATTAAAAGCAGGAGAATATACAGTTACTGTAATAGATAAAAATTTAGTTTGTGAGTTTACAAAGAAAATTACAATTACTCAACCATCTGAAGCTCTAAGTATAAAAGATTATACTACTACCATGACAACAGGATTTGGTAAAGTAGATGGAACAATCTCTATTGAAGTGAATGGAGGTACTTCACCATACACTTATCAATGGAAAGATGAATCAGATGTTACATTAACCAATACAACAGCTAATCTAACAGGAGTAAAAGCAGGTGATTATACAGTTCAAATAACAGATGATAAAGGATGTAGTATAATAGAGACTTACACTGTAGATGAGCCAGATGAATTAAATATAGATTTTAATAAAAGCGATATTTCGTGTTTTGGTGAAAAAGTTAATATTTCAGCTCATGTTAAAGGAGGAGTTAAACCTTATTTTTATTCATGGAATAAAGTAGGAGAGACGATAGAATTAAGCAATACATCAGAATTATTAAACATTAGTGGTGGTACTTATCTGTTGAAGATCGAAGATAAAAATGGTAATAGAAAAGAAAAAGAAGTTACTATTATAGAGCCATCGCAATTAGAAATAGATAATGTTTCTACAACAGATGCAACATGTTACAAAGGATCAGATGGAGCAATTGTGGTTAATGTTAAGGGAGGAGTAACACCATATTCATATAAGTGGGCTCACTCAAGCGTAAATACCAACACATTAAACAATATCGAGGCTAATACTTATAATGTTACAATAACAGATAACAATGGATGTTTTATTCAAAGAGAAATTGTAATAAATCAGCCAGAAAAGTATGCCATAAATAATGTGAAATTATCTCGTCCAACTTCTGATGTAGTAAATGATGGTGACATCGAAGTTATTATCATTGGAGGAGAAGCTCCTTATAATTATGTGTGGAAAGATGATACTGATACCGTAGTATTGGATGAAACAACTAATACTAAATCGAGTAAAATAGAAAATCTTTCTGAAGGTATGTATAGCATCACTATAACAGATGCTAAAAATTGTATTATTACTGAAGAATATAATCTTGCAAATCCAGGAGAATTATTAGTTTCTGTGGAGCAAAGACAAGAAATTTTCTGTCATGGAGAAAGCAACGCTATTTTAGATGTAGTTACAATTGGAGGAGCTTTAGGAAATAGGTTCAAATGGTACAGTACAGATTCTAGTACAGTTCTAGGTACAGATAAACAGTTAAAAGGTATTCCAGCAGGTGATTATTATGTTATTGTAAGTAATGCTGAAGGAATAGAAGAAAAAAGTTCAATTTTTACGGTAACTCAACCAGAAAAAGTAGAAGTATCAATTAGTCAAATTAATGCTAATTGTTTCGGAACTAATGACGCTAGTTTCAAATTAGATATTAAGGGAGGAACGGGAACTTATGAATATAGATATAAAAAAGACTCTGGTTACTCTGCTTGGAATGTAGTTACAGGAAATACAGCTACTGTATCAGATCTTGTAAAAGGAACATATGAAGTACAAGTTAGAGACATTAATAATTGTTTGGCTACAGATACTACAGGAAATTCTGAATACCAGATAAATATAACGGAGCCAACACCACTTAAATTTACAAAAGAAGAAATAGCTAATGTTAGTGGTTTCGGACTTAGTAATGGTACAATTGAGATAGAAGTAACAGGAGGTACTCCAAATTACAATTACAAGTGGTTTGATAAAGATGATAGTCCAATAGGAACTAATGCAACAGTATTAGACAATCTTATTATAGGAAAATATAAAGTAATTGTAGAGGATAATAATGGATGTAGTATAACTCAAGATTTTGAAATTACTCAACCAGAACCTTTAGAAGTATCAATCAATCAACTATTAACAATTAGTTGTTTAGGTTCTTCAGATGGATCGTTAGAAGCTGTTGTAAAAGGTGGCGTAAAAGATTACAAGTATAAATGGTATGAAGAATCATCTACTATTGCGCTAGGAACAGAAAGTAAACTTACAGATTTAGCGATTGGAAATTATTATGTGATTGTTGAAGATAAAAATGGTAATGTAGAACGTAGTAAAAGTTTTGAATTAACAGAACCAAAGATATTAGAGACAGCTTTATCATCTGAATATACATCTTGTGGAACTGGAAATGACTGGACAATTATCTCTAATACTAATGGAGGAACTCCACCATACAGATACATTTGGAGTAGTGGTGAAAGTACAGCAGATTTAAATAATGTAACTCCTGGATTATACGAAGTTACTGTAGTTGATGCTAGAGGTTGTAGCACTAAAGAAAGTATTCGTTTAACTCCACCACCTGAATTAAAGTTAACTAAAGATGATACCATTAATGTAACAGGTTTTGGTTTATCGAACGGATCGATTACAGTTGAGTTAACAGGAGGAACACCAGATTATACTTATCAATGGTTGGATGCTGATGGAGTTTCTGTAGGAACAAACGCTACTGTTTTAGATAATATCTCGGCAGGAAAATATCAATTAGTAGTAGAAGATTCAAAAGGATGCCGTTTAGTCGAAGATTATGAAATAACTCAGCCAGATCTTTTAGAAGTATCTTTAAATCAAGTATCGATTATCAGTTGTTTAGGGACTAATAACGGATCATTAGAAGCTATTGCAATTGGAGGAGTTAAAGATTATCAATACAGTTGGTATAAAGAAGGTTCTAATAGAATTATCGGTTCTAAAAATCAAATTTCCAATTTAGATCCTGGTAAATATTATGTGATTATTCTTGATGCTAAAGGAAACACAGTTCGTAGTTCAAATTATGAAATAACAGAACCAGAAGCTCTAGAGTTAAATTTAACTTCAGATTACACATTATGTGGAACTGGAAATGATTGGACTGTGACAACTGCTGTTAAAGGAGGTACATCACCTTATCGATATATTTGGAATACAGGTTCAAGTGATGCAAATTTAACAGATGTACTACTAGGAACATATGAAGTAACAATTGTTGATGCTAACGGATGTTCTGTTACTGAAAAAATTGAATTAAATGCGCCACCAGAATTAATTATTAGCGGAGAGGAAACAAATGATCCAAAGTGTTTCAATGGAAACAATGGTACTATTAAAGTAGAAGTTTCTGGAGGATTACCTCCATACACATACGAGTGGAATAATGGAAGTATAACAAGTATAAATGATAATTTAACTTCTGGAACTTACGAAGTAATTATTACAGATAGTAAAGGTTGTAAAATTTCAAAAGCTTATGTTTTAAATAATCCTGAAAAGATCGAGTTTTCATTAGGAGATGATGTTACTTTATGTAAAGATCAAACGTATGTTTTAAATGCTACAATAGATAAGGGTGTTTCATACGAATGGTCATCTACTAATGGATTATCAAGTACAGAACGTGTAATTGAAGTTTCTGAAGAAGGAGTGTACTCTGTAGTAATTACTAATGAAGATGGATGTATAATAACAGACGATATAGAAATTAAACGTTCAAAAGACGATATTTCATCAAACTTCTTTGTGTCTTCAATCGCTTTTGTAAATGAACCTGTAGTTGCAGTAAATGTTAGTGATCCAGCACCTGAAGAATCTGAATGGATATTACCAGTTAATGCTAAATTAAATGAAACGACTAAAGAATATGTAGAATTTTATTTTGAAGAAGCAGGAGAGTATGAAATAACTTTATATACTAAAAAAGGAGAATGTGAAGCATTTCAAACTAAGACTGTGTTTATCACTGAAAAAGAAATTGGAGATGATACAGCGTCTGAAGAAGCAAATGATAATGATCCTATAATTACAGACTTTAATATTTATCCGAATCCTTCGTCAGGAGTTTTTGCTTTAGACTTAGAATTAAAGGAAGAAAGTGATGTAAGTATTAAAATTTATAGTTTATTAAGTAATGATATGATCAACTATAAAAAAGTTGAAAATAATAAAGCATATAAAATAGATTATAATTTAAATATGGTACCAGGTTTATATTTTGTATTAATTGAAACACAGAACGAAAAACTAGTCAAAAAGATTATCATTAGGTAA